A single genomic interval of Armigeres subalbatus isolate Guangzhou_Male chromosome 1, GZ_Asu_2, whole genome shotgun sequence harbors:
- the LOC134206942 gene encoding uncharacterized protein K02A2.6-like → MGHTDADRTNAALCGIFKQWGCPLSIQSDNGPPFQSAAFTKYWEDKGVKVLKSIPLSPQTNGSVERQNPGIIKALAASKLEGSNWRHALEVYVHHRNTLVPHSRLGITPFELMVGWRYRGTFTSLWHPSKSELDRYDVRERDDYAKLISKKDADASRGAKSSDIRVGDIVLITQHKKSKTDAAFSHERFRVITRDGAKLVLMSANGIQYSRSVNDVKKVTSLSAASKNHHIDIQSNNRDEILDLPTAEIFDGTGDESSSNSDLDKDIGKLRNLATAAKNLRKRSHIQRPVRYDDNFIYSIFG, encoded by the coding sequence ATGGGACACACAGACGCAGATAGAACGAATGCAGCGCTTTGCGGAATCTTCAAACAGTGGGGTTGTCCACTATCCATCCAAAGTGACAACGGGCCGCCATTCCAAAGTGCAGCCTTCACGAAGTACTGGGAAGACAAAGGAGTTAAAGTTCTCAAATCAATACCATTAAGTCCTCAAACGAACGGCTCCGTAGAAAGACAAAATCCTGGCATCATTAAGGCTCTGGCTGCCTCAAAATTGGAGGGTTCAAATTGGCGTCATGCTCTGGAGGTTTATGTACATCATCGCAATACGCTGGTTCCACATTCCAGATTAGGTATTACTCCGTTCGAGTTGATGGTAGGTTGGAGATACAGAGGAACCTTCACTAGCCTTTGGCATCCTTCCAAATCGGAGCTGGACCGTTATGATGTTCGCGAGCGTGACGATTACGCTAAGCTGATAAGTAAAAAAGATGCGGATGCATCTCGAGGAGCAAAGAGTTCCGATATCCGAGTGGGCGATATAGTGCTCATAACCCAACATAAAAAGAGCAAAACCGATGCAGCTTTTTCACACGAGCGCTTCCGGGTTATCACAAGAGATGGTGCAAAGCTGGTGCTGATGAGCGCTAACGGTATTCAATACTCTCGTAGCGTTAACGATGTCAAAAAGGTGACCTCACTCTCAGCGGCATCCAAAAATCATCACATCGATATTCAGTCCAATAATCGAGACGAAATCCTGGACCTTCCTACAGCGGAAATTTTCGATGGTACAGGCGATGAAAGTTCATCTAACAGCGACCTggataaagatatcggaaaacTCCGAAATTTGGCAACTGCAGCCAAGAATCTCCGCAAACGAAGTCACATTCAACGACCCGTTCGATATGACGATAATTTTATTTACAGCATCTTCGGTTGA
- the LOC134210178 gene encoding axoneme-associated protein mst101(2)-like yields KKDEGRRKKEERRRKKEEGRRNKEEGRRKKEEGRRKKEEGRRKKEEGRRKKKEERRKKEEGRRKKEEGRRKKEEGRRKKEEGRRKKKEERRRKKEEGRRKKKEGRRKKEEREEGRRKKEEGRRKKEEGRRNKEEGRRKKEEGRRKKEEGRRKKEEGRRKKEEERRKKEEGRRKKEEERRKKKEGRRKKEEGRRKKEEEGRRKKEEGRKKKEEGRRKKEEGRRKKKKEERRKKEEGRRKKEEEGRRKKEEGRRKKEEGRRKKEEGRRKKEEGRRKKEEGRRKKKEERRKKEKGRRKKEEGRRKKEEGRRKKEEERRKKKEGRRKKEEGRRKKEEGKRKKEERRRQKEEGRRKKEEGRRKKEEGRRKKEEGRRKKEEGRRKKEEGRRKKKEERRKKEEGRRKKEEGRRKKEEGRRKKEEGRRKKKERRRKKEEGRKKKEEGRKKKEEGRRNKEEGRRKKEEGRRKKKEEGRRKKKEERRKKEEGRRKKEEGRRKKEEGRRKKEEERRKKKEERRKKEEGRRKKEEGRRKKEEGRRKKEEEEERRKK; encoded by the coding sequence aagaaagacgaaggaagaaggaagaaggaagaaagaagaaggaagaaggaagaaggaagaaggaataaggaagaaggaagaaggaagaaggaagaaggaagaaggaagaaggaagaaggaagaaggaagaaggaagaaggcagaagaaagaagaaagaagaaagaaggaaaaaggaagaaggaagaaggaagaaggaagaaggaagaaggaagaaggaagaaggaagaaggaagaaggaagaaggaagaaggaagaagaaagaagaaagaagaaggaagaaggaagaaggaagaaggaagaagaaagaaggaagaaggaaaaaggaagaaagagaagaaggaagaaggaagaaggaagaaggaagaaggaagaaggaagaaggaagaaggaataaggaagaaggaagaaggaagaaggaagaaggaagaaggaagaaggaagaaggaagaaggaagaaggaagaaggaagaaggaagaaggaagaagaaagaagaaagaaggaagaaggaagaaggaagaaggaagaagaaagaagaaagaagaaagaaggaagaaggaagaaggaagaaggaagaaggaagaaggaagaagaaggaagaaggaagaaggaagaaggaagaaagaagaaggaagaaggaagaaggaagaaggaagaaggaagaaggaagaagaagaaagaagaaagaaggaagaaggaagaaggaagaaggaagaaggaagaagaaggaagaaggaagaaggaagaaggaagaaggaagaaggaagaaggaagaaggaagaaggaagaaggaagaaggaagaaggaagaaggaagaaggaagaaggaagaaggaagaagaaagaagaaagaagaaagaaggaagaaggaaaaaggaagaaggaagaaggaagaaggaagaaggaagaaggaagaaggaagaaggaagaaggaagaagaaagaagaaagaagaaagaaggaagaaggaagaaagaagaaggaagaaggaagaaggaagaaggaaaaaggaagaaggaagaaagacgaaggcagaaggaagaaggaagaaggaagaaggaagaaggaagaaggaagaaggaagaaggaagaaggaagaaggaagaaggaagaaggaagaaggaagaaggaagaaggaagaaggaagaaggaagaaggaagaagaaagaagaaagaagaaagaaggaagaaggaagaaggaagaaggaagaaggaagaaggaagaaggaagaaggaagaaggaagaaggaagaaggaagaagaaagaagaaagaaagaagaaggaagaaggaagaaggaagaaagaaaaaggaagaaggaagaaagaagaaggaagaaggaagaaggaataaggaagaaggaagaaggaagaaggaagaaggaagaaggaagaagaaggaagaaggaagaaggaagaagaaagaagaaagaagaaagaaggaagaaggaagaaggaagaaggaagaaggaagaaggaagaaggaagaaggaagaaggaagaaggaagaagaaagaagaaagaagaaagaagaaagaaggaagaaggaagaaggaagaaggaagaaggaagaaggaagaaggaagaaggaagaaggaagaaggaagaaggaagaagaagaagaaagaagaaagaag